In a single window of the Natronosalvus caseinilyticus genome:
- a CDS encoding NAD(+)/NADH kinase translates to MIGDALSDEGEGEDGENGDRDDGGDSRNRTFLVDPRQQSRMDEDGLTLGDAPRIGIVADDVTGDSTRAAGSGTLAGEDGVTDESAGAGAGEREEALEDARSALDGAFEVVTGTPNEVRDAEPDLVVAVGDHALSSLARLETAVDAPILPVATSAGVAPVALTDLQEAVDAVARGDATITRHPLVSVVADDSVVSRAVFDVSLVTDEPAQISEYSVRSRGNTLAAFRADGVVAATPAGSHAYAAAASGPSLSAAVDALSVVPIAPFTTRTRHWVVPDDDLTLTVERDEVAVSLCVDDRCLGTIGVGAAVSIWVDPERSFACLETPVSRGPFAGPQP, encoded by the coding sequence GTGATCGGCGACGCGCTCAGCGACGAGGGCGAGGGCGAGGACGGCGAGAACGGCGACCGCGATGACGGGGGCGACTCACGGAACCGCACGTTTTTGGTCGATCCCCGGCAACAGAGTCGTATGGACGAGGACGGGTTGACGCTGGGCGACGCGCCCCGGATTGGGATCGTCGCGGACGACGTGACGGGTGATTCGACTCGAGCGGCCGGCTCCGGCACGCTCGCCGGCGAGGACGGAGTGACGGACGAGAGCGCAGGGGCAGGGGCTGGCGAACGCGAGGAGGCACTCGAAGACGCACGCAGCGCACTCGACGGCGCTTTCGAGGTCGTCACCGGAACGCCGAACGAGGTTCGCGACGCCGAACCGGACCTCGTCGTCGCGGTCGGCGATCACGCGCTCTCGTCGCTCGCCAGGCTCGAGACCGCCGTCGACGCGCCGATCCTCCCCGTGGCGACCAGCGCCGGGGTCGCTCCGGTCGCCCTGACCGACCTCCAGGAGGCCGTCGATGCTGTCGCTCGCGGCGATGCGACCATCACGCGCCATCCACTGGTCTCGGTCGTCGCCGACGATTCGGTCGTCTCGAGGGCCGTCTTCGACGTCTCGCTCGTCACCGACGAACCGGCCCAGATCTCGGAGTACAGCGTCCGCAGTCGCGGGAACACGCTCGCGGCGTTCCGTGCGGACGGCGTGGTCGCGGCGACGCCGGCCGGAAGCCACGCCTACGCGGCCGCCGCCTCCGGCCCCTCGCTGTCGGCGGCCGTGGACGCGCTCTCGGTGGTCCCGATCGCTCCGTTCACGACTCGGACGCGCCACTGGGTGGTGCCCGACGACGACCTCACGCTCACCGTCGAGCGCGACGAGGTCGCCGTCTCGCTCTGTGTCGACGATCGCTGTCTCGGGACGATCGGTGTCGGCGCGGCCGTCTCGATCTGGGTCGATCCCGAACGGAGCTTCGCCTGTCTCGAGACGCCGGTGAGTCGTGGGCCGTTCGCTGGTCCGCAGCCCTAG
- a CDS encoding DUF7313 family protein, translated as MLSPALLGPIDVLAEEVVGGVMLIEFVLLGLVVANLFVRVLAHHRTVSAAQDDGPEAVSRPVILDVSSFLIVLGGFYYLTVDLHPGVIFTSLAITLLIADFFEFEARLVEARQELPLERPKAAMTASAVALAYIAYQSLFFLLDPFWDSVAW; from the coding sequence ATGTTATCACCAGCGCTGCTCGGCCCGATCGACGTCCTCGCCGAGGAGGTCGTCGGCGGCGTCATGCTCATCGAGTTCGTTCTGCTCGGGCTCGTCGTCGCGAACCTGTTCGTTCGCGTGCTCGCCCACCATCGAACCGTCTCCGCAGCCCAGGACGATGGTCCCGAAGCCGTCTCGAGGCCGGTCATCCTCGACGTGTCGTCGTTCCTGATCGTCCTCGGTGGGTTCTACTACCTGACGGTCGACCTCCACCCCGGGGTCATCTTCACCTCACTCGCCATCACCCTGCTCATCGCGGACTTCTTCGAGTTCGAGGCGCGCCTGGTCGAAGCCCGCCAGGAACTGCCCCTCGAGCGGCCCAAGGCCGCGATGACCGCTTCGGCGGTCGCCCTCGCGTATATCGCCTACCAGTCGCTGTTCTTCCTGCTCGACCCGTTCTGGGACTCGGTCGCCTGGTAA
- a CDS encoding 4-phosphopantoate--beta-alanine ligase, protein MSDHETVPAEVEDESEIPADHPRYTDLVTRHRIERGVEKGITHLQGMHAEGRGSAFDYLLGEETIPSADDAERVAAAHLLLADRPVLSINGNVAALVPAEMIALADAVDADLEVNLFNRTPERIDAIAGHLREHGAEDVKGIEADAHIPGLEHERAKVDADGIYAADVVLVPLEDGDRAEALDAMGKTEIVIDLNPLSRSPRVADVPIVDNIVRAVPNITAHARELADADEATLEAIVADFDADAALEAAEARIRNGF, encoded by the coding sequence GTGAGCGACCACGAGACCGTCCCGGCGGAGGTCGAAGACGAGTCGGAGATCCCCGCGGACCACCCCCGGTACACCGACCTGGTGACCCGGCACCGAATCGAACGCGGCGTCGAGAAGGGAATCACCCACCTCCAGGGCATGCACGCCGAGGGGCGCGGAAGCGCGTTCGACTACCTCCTGGGCGAGGAGACCATCCCGAGTGCCGACGACGCCGAACGAGTGGCCGCGGCCCACCTCCTGCTGGCCGACCGTCCGGTGCTCTCGATCAACGGCAACGTCGCGGCGCTCGTCCCCGCCGAGATGATCGCCCTCGCCGACGCCGTCGATGCAGACCTCGAGGTCAACCTCTTCAACCGGACGCCCGAGCGCATCGACGCCATCGCGGGCCACCTCCGTGAGCACGGTGCCGAGGACGTCAAGGGGATCGAGGCGGACGCCCACATCCCGGGCCTCGAGCACGAACGGGCGAAGGTCGACGCCGACGGGATCTACGCGGCCGACGTGGTCCTCGTCCCGCTCGAGGACGGGGACCGGGCGGAAGCCCTCGACGCGATGGGGAAGACGGAGATCGTCATCGACCTGAACCCGCTCTCGCGGTCGCCGCGTGTGGCTGACGTCCCGATCGTCGACAACATCGTCCGGGCGGTGCCGAATATCACCGCCCACGCGAGGGAGTTGGCCGACGCCGACGAGGCGACGCTCGAGGCCATCGTCGCCGACTTCGACGCGGACGCGGCGCTCGAGGCTGCCGAAGCGCGGATCCGGAACGGTTTCTGA